One region of Cottoperca gobio chromosome 19, fCotGob3.1, whole genome shotgun sequence genomic DNA includes:
- the rhbdf1b gene encoding inactive rhomboid protein 1 isoform X5 codes for MTQTLNPSWSSLDRGTADWFGVSKDSDSTQRWRRKSLQHCNHLYGGLKPQVMREMELHSQDNLSLASTETPPPLYLPPHHPSHHHYGMQRIVDPLARGRAFRMVEEVDGFSVPQTPITPGTASLCSFSSSRSALNRLPRRRKRESVAVMSLKAAAALMKGRTLGDSTAGRHRRRSFMPPSFFEDDTVDFPDDLETSFFTREGLHDELSSYADDVFETPSEADLKQLDESELTGSALDKNELERSHLMLPLERGWRKAKDGSLLQPKVRLKQEVVSVSSHQQRGQRIVVPVKKLFAKEKRPYGLGMVGRLTNRTYRKRIDSLVKRQIEDMDDNRPFFTYWITCVHLLITILAVTIYGIAPVGFSQHETVDSVLRNKGVYENVKFVQQQNFWVGPSSEALIHLGAKFSPCMRQDQEVHKLIQDKRARERESGCCVRNDRSGCLQTLQEDCSSTLAVWVKWPQHPSAPYLNSKLRQHGAVCHQDPRICLEPASVSPHEWPDDITKWPVCTRYNSGNHTNLPHIDCTITGRPCCIGTKGRCEITSREYCDFMQGYFHEEATLCSQVACMDDVCGLLPFLNPEIPDQFSRLWLSLFLHAGILHCLVSVFFQMTVLRDIEKLAGWLRISIIYMLSGITGNLASSIFLPYRAEVGPAGSQFGILACLFVELFQSWQILERPWRAFAKLLAISVFFFSFGLLPWIDNFAHICGFVSGFFLSFAFLPYISFGQSDMYRKRVQICVFLLVFLGLLTALAVLFYVYPVKCDWCEYLTCIPITDKFCEKYDLNAHLH; via the exons ATGACCCAGACCCTGAACCCCTCCTGGAGCTCTCTGGACAG GGGTACGGCCGACTGGTTTGGGGTGAGCAAAGACAGCGACAGCACCCAgcgatggaggaggaagagcctGCAGCACTGCAACCATCTGTACGGGGGTCTAAAGCCGCAGGTGATGAGGGAGATGGAGCTCCACAGCCAGGACAACCTCTCCCTGGCCAGCACTGAGACCCCTCCTCCCCTCTACCTCCCACCCCACCACCCCAGTCACCACCACTATGGCATGCAGAGG atCGTAGACCCACTGGCCCGGGGTCGTGCCTTCCGCATGGTGGAAGAGGTAGACGGCTTCAGTGTCCCGCAAACTCCCATCACGCCCGGCACCGcctccctctgctccttttCCAGCTCCCGCTCCGCCCTCAACCGGTTGCCCCGACGACGCAAACGGGAGTCTGTCGCAGTCATGAGTCTCAAAGCTGCTGCAGCACTGATGaag GGCCGGACGTTGGGCGACAGCACGGCCGGGCGACATCGCAGACGGAGTTTCATGCCCCCCAGTTTCTTTGAAGACGACACCGTAGACTTCCCCGATGATCTGGAGACTTCCTTCTTCACCAGA GAAGGCCTGCATGATGAACTGTCCAGCTACGCAGATGATGTCTTTGAGACACCATCGGAGGCCGACCTCAAACAGCTGGACGAGAGCGAGCTCACAGGAAGTGCGCTGGATAAGAATGAGCTGGAGAGGAGTCACCTCATGCT GCCCTTAGAGCGAGGATGGCGGAAGGCAAAAGATGGCTCTCTGCTCCAACCTAAGGTGCgtctgaaacaggaagtggtgaGCGTCAGCAGCCATCAGCAGCGAGGACAAAGGATCGTAGTTCCCGTTAAGAAGCTGTTTGCCAAAGAGAAGAGGCCGTACGGGCTCGGCATGGTCGGTCGACTCACAAACCGGACGTACCGCAAGCGCATTGACAGTCTCGTCAAAAGGCAGATTGAGGACATGGACGACAACAG GCCTTTTTTTACCTACTGGATCACATGTGTCCATTTGCTCATCACCATTCTGGCCGTCACCATCTACGGCATCGCCCCCGTGGGCTTCTCACAACATGAAACCGTCGACTCT gTGTTGAGGAACAAGGGAGTTTATGAAAACGTGAAGTTTGTGCAACAACAAAACTTCTGGGTCGGTCCAAGCTCA GAGGCGCTGATCCACCTGGGAGCCAAGTTTTCTCCGTGCATGCGTCAAGACCAAGAGGTCCACAAACTGATCCAGgacaagagagcgagagagagggagtcgGGCTGCTGCGTGAGGAACGATCGCTCCGGCTGCCTGCAGACTCTACAGGAGGACTGTTCG AGCACCCTGGCAGTGTGGGTGAAGTGGCCTCAGCACCCCAGTGCTCCATATCTGAATAGTAAACTTCGCCAACATGGTGCGGTCTGCCATCAGGACCCCAG AATTTGTCTGGAACCAGCCTCAGTTTCTCCTCACGAGTGGCCTGATGACATCACCAAGTGGCCA GTTTGTACACGGTACAACTCCGGGAATCACACCAACCTCCCCCACATAGACTGCACCATCACAGGCCGGCCGTGCTGCATTGGAACTAAAGGACG GTGTGAAATCACCTCCAGAGAGTACTGTGACTTCATGCAGGGCTACTTCCACGAGGAGGCTACTCTCTGCTCACAG GTGGCCTGCATGGATGACGTGTGTGGTTTGCTGCCTTTCCTCAACCCGGAGATCCCAGACCAGTTCTCCCGACTCTGGCTGTCTCTGTTTCTTCATGCTGG gatCCTGCACTGCCTGGTGTCAGTGTTTTTCCAGATGACTGTGCTCAGGGACATCGAGaagctggctggctggctgagaATCTCCATCATCTACATGCTCAGTGGCATCACTGGAAACTTGGCCTCCTCCATCTTCCTGCCTTACAGAGCGGAG GTGGGTCCTGCAGGCAGCCAGTTCGGCATCCTGGCCTGCCTGTTTGTGGAGCTGTTCCAGAGCTGGCAGATCCTCGAGCGGCCATGGCGGGCTTTTGCCAAGCTGCTGGCCATctcagtcttcttcttctcattcgGTTTGCTTCCATGGATCGACAACTTTGCCCACATCTGCGGTTTTGTGTCAGGGTTTTTCCTGTCCTTTGCCTTCCTGCCGTACATCAG ctTTGGGCAATCCGACATGTACAGGAAGCGGGTCCAGATCTGCGTCTTCCTGCTGGTCTTCCTGGGTCTGCTCACCGCCCTGGCCGTCCTCTTCTACGTCTACCCTGTGAAGTGTGACTGGTGCGAGTACCTCACCTGCATCCCGATCACGGACAAGTTCTGCGAGAAGTACGACCTGAACGCACACCTGCACTGA
- the rhbdf1b gene encoding inactive rhomboid protein 1 isoform X3: MGEPGNMNSSLQRKKPPWLKLDIPTIRLTPDDTPTLTQPVKRLRSVSMPGENPQTCIAALETSNNYLRPPLERQSIKRGTADWFGVSKDSDSTQRWRRKSLQHCNHLYGGLKPQVMREMELHSQDNLSLASTETPPPLYLPPHHPSHHHYGMQRIVDPLARGRAFRMVEEVDGFSVPQTPITPGTASLCSFSSSRSALNRLPRRRKRESVAVMSLKAAAALMKGRTLGDSTAGRHRRRSFMPPSFFEDDTVDFPDDLETSFFTREGLHDELSSYADDVFETPSEADLKQLDESELTGSALDKNELERSHLMLPLERGWRKAKDGSLLQPKVRLKQEVVSVSSHQQRGQRIVVPVKKLFAKEKRPYGLGMVGRLTNRTYRKRIDSLVKRQIEDMDDNRPFFTYWITCVHLLITILAVTIYGIAPVGFSQHETVDSVLRNKGVYENVKFVQQQNFWVGPSSEALIHLGAKFSPCMRQDQEVHKLIQDKRARERESGCCVRNDRSGCLQTLQEDCSSTLAVWVKWPQHPSAPYLNSKLRQHGAVCHQDPRICLEPASVSPHEWPDDITKWPVCTRYNSGNHTNLPHIDCTITGRPCCIGTKGRCEITSREYCDFMQGYFHEEATLCSQVACMDDVCGLLPFLNPEIPDQFSRLWLSLFLHAGILHCLVSVFFQMTVLRDIEKLAGWLRISIIYMLSGITGNLASSIFLPYRAEVGPAGSQFGILACLFVELFQSWQILERPWRAFAKLLAISVFFFSFGLLPWIDNFAHICGFVSGFFLSFAFLPYISFGQSDMYRKRVQICVFLLVFLGLLTALAVLFYVYPVKCDWCEYLTCIPITDKFCEKYDLNAHLH; encoded by the exons GGGTACGGCCGACTGGTTTGGGGTGAGCAAAGACAGCGACAGCACCCAgcgatggaggaggaagagcctGCAGCACTGCAACCATCTGTACGGGGGTCTAAAGCCGCAGGTGATGAGGGAGATGGAGCTCCACAGCCAGGACAACCTCTCCCTGGCCAGCACTGAGACCCCTCCTCCCCTCTACCTCCCACCCCACCACCCCAGTCACCACCACTATGGCATGCAGAGG atCGTAGACCCACTGGCCCGGGGTCGTGCCTTCCGCATGGTGGAAGAGGTAGACGGCTTCAGTGTCCCGCAAACTCCCATCACGCCCGGCACCGcctccctctgctccttttCCAGCTCCCGCTCCGCCCTCAACCGGTTGCCCCGACGACGCAAACGGGAGTCTGTCGCAGTCATGAGTCTCAAAGCTGCTGCAGCACTGATGaag GGCCGGACGTTGGGCGACAGCACGGCCGGGCGACATCGCAGACGGAGTTTCATGCCCCCCAGTTTCTTTGAAGACGACACCGTAGACTTCCCCGATGATCTGGAGACTTCCTTCTTCACCAGA GAAGGCCTGCATGATGAACTGTCCAGCTACGCAGATGATGTCTTTGAGACACCATCGGAGGCCGACCTCAAACAGCTGGACGAGAGCGAGCTCACAGGAAGTGCGCTGGATAAGAATGAGCTGGAGAGGAGTCACCTCATGCT GCCCTTAGAGCGAGGATGGCGGAAGGCAAAAGATGGCTCTCTGCTCCAACCTAAGGTGCgtctgaaacaggaagtggtgaGCGTCAGCAGCCATCAGCAGCGAGGACAAAGGATCGTAGTTCCCGTTAAGAAGCTGTTTGCCAAAGAGAAGAGGCCGTACGGGCTCGGCATGGTCGGTCGACTCACAAACCGGACGTACCGCAAGCGCATTGACAGTCTCGTCAAAAGGCAGATTGAGGACATGGACGACAACAG GCCTTTTTTTACCTACTGGATCACATGTGTCCATTTGCTCATCACCATTCTGGCCGTCACCATCTACGGCATCGCCCCCGTGGGCTTCTCACAACATGAAACCGTCGACTCT gTGTTGAGGAACAAGGGAGTTTATGAAAACGTGAAGTTTGTGCAACAACAAAACTTCTGGGTCGGTCCAAGCTCA GAGGCGCTGATCCACCTGGGAGCCAAGTTTTCTCCGTGCATGCGTCAAGACCAAGAGGTCCACAAACTGATCCAGgacaagagagcgagagagagggagtcgGGCTGCTGCGTGAGGAACGATCGCTCCGGCTGCCTGCAGACTCTACAGGAGGACTGTTCG AGCACCCTGGCAGTGTGGGTGAAGTGGCCTCAGCACCCCAGTGCTCCATATCTGAATAGTAAACTTCGCCAACATGGTGCGGTCTGCCATCAGGACCCCAG AATTTGTCTGGAACCAGCCTCAGTTTCTCCTCACGAGTGGCCTGATGACATCACCAAGTGGCCA GTTTGTACACGGTACAACTCCGGGAATCACACCAACCTCCCCCACATAGACTGCACCATCACAGGCCGGCCGTGCTGCATTGGAACTAAAGGACG GTGTGAAATCACCTCCAGAGAGTACTGTGACTTCATGCAGGGCTACTTCCACGAGGAGGCTACTCTCTGCTCACAG GTGGCCTGCATGGATGACGTGTGTGGTTTGCTGCCTTTCCTCAACCCGGAGATCCCAGACCAGTTCTCCCGACTCTGGCTGTCTCTGTTTCTTCATGCTGG gatCCTGCACTGCCTGGTGTCAGTGTTTTTCCAGATGACTGTGCTCAGGGACATCGAGaagctggctggctggctgagaATCTCCATCATCTACATGCTCAGTGGCATCACTGGAAACTTGGCCTCCTCCATCTTCCTGCCTTACAGAGCGGAG GTGGGTCCTGCAGGCAGCCAGTTCGGCATCCTGGCCTGCCTGTTTGTGGAGCTGTTCCAGAGCTGGCAGATCCTCGAGCGGCCATGGCGGGCTTTTGCCAAGCTGCTGGCCATctcagtcttcttcttctcattcgGTTTGCTTCCATGGATCGACAACTTTGCCCACATCTGCGGTTTTGTGTCAGGGTTTTTCCTGTCCTTTGCCTTCCTGCCGTACATCAG ctTTGGGCAATCCGACATGTACAGGAAGCGGGTCCAGATCTGCGTCTTCCTGCTGGTCTTCCTGGGTCTGCTCACCGCCCTGGCCGTCCTCTTCTACGTCTACCCTGTGAAGTGTGACTGGTGCGAGTACCTCACCTGCATCCCGATCACGGACAAGTTCTGCGAGAAGTACGACCTGAACGCACACCTGCACTGA